From one Triticum urartu cultivar G1812 chromosome 3, Tu2.1, whole genome shotgun sequence genomic stretch:
- the LOC125544076 gene encoding SUN domain-containing protein 5-like translates to MSKKKREGGGGGKGGGGGAHQHRGGGGGPTPVTDVLSMDGGLREVSVSVVFSVWCLLFLLRSQFLNSQTDDPSDFYGERDNYCKVMPLEAYIFPADTASSPTCQSSSSPHPPEALPPSNASGGNSSTEAALVELDEFRSRILQGKADNDSGRHHQRVADGAAHRLEPSGAEYNYAAASKGAKVLAHNKEAKGAANILDGDKDRYLRNPCSADDKFVVVQLSEETLVHTVALANLEHYSSNFKDLELHGSLSYPGEAWELLGRFTAENGRHAQRFVLTEPRWTRYLRLRLVSHYGSGFYCILSYLEVYGIDAVERMLQDFVASHSPDADAAKAAADARKESGHNDTAGSQVHDRQVEGSGRNESAGDVAKNNGSRVADGKPAQAQGKEAVKQATGRVHGDVVLKILMQKLRSLELGLSTLEEYTKVLNQRYGGKLPDLHNGLAQTGKALEKMKADVEDLVEWKDKGARDVGELRDWKSSVSRKLDHLVRENAAMRWDVEEMRSIQETLQNKELAVLSISLFLACVALFKLACDRLLLLFASKEDDGAGTGWMLVLAASSLTTLIVLLYS, encoded by the exons ATGAGCAAGAAGAAgagagaaggaggcggaggaggaaaaGGCGGTGGGGGAGGGGCTCATCAGCAcaggggaggcggcggcgggccgACGCCGGTAACGGATGTGCTCTCCATGGACGGCGGCCTCCGCGAGGTGTCGGTCTCGGTCGTCTTCTCCGTATGGTGTCTCCTTTTCCTCCTGCGCTCCCAGTTCCTCAACAGCCAGACCGACGACCCTTCGG ATTTCTACGGCGAGCGCGACAACTACTGCAAGGTGATGCCACTGGAGGCATACATATTCCCGGCCGATACCGCCTCCTCCCCGACGTGCCAATCCTCCTCCTCGCCGCACCCCCCAGAAGCGCTACCACCGTCCAACGCAAGCGGCGGCAACTCGTCGACCGAGGCGGCCTTGGTGGAGCTGGACGAGTTCCGGAGCCGCATCCTGCAGGGCAAGGCCGACAACGACAGCGGCCGGCACCACCAGCGCGTCGCCGACGGCGCCGCGCACCGCCTCGAGCCTAGCGGCGCCGAGTACAACTACGCGGCGGCGTCCAAGGGTGCCAAGGTGCTCGCCCATAACAAGGAGGCCAAGGGCGCCGCGAACATCCTCGACGGCGACAAGGACCGCTACCTCCGCAACCCGTGCTCCGCGgacgacaagttcgtcgtggtgcaGCTCTCCGAGGAGACGCTCGTCCACACCGTGGCGCTGGCCAACCTGGAGCACTACTCCTCCAACTTCAAGGACCTGGAGCTACATGGCAGCCTAAGCTACCCGGGGGAGGCGTGGGAACTGCTGGGGCGGTTCACGGCGGAGAACGGCAGGCACGCTCAGCGCTTCGTGCTAACGGAGCCCCGGTGGACGCGCTACCTCCGGCTGCGCCTCGTCAGCCACTACGGCTCCGGGTTCTACTGCATCCTCAGCTACCTCGAAGTGTACGGCATCGACGCCGTGGAGCGCATGCTGCAGGACTTCGTCGCCAGCCACAGCCCCGACGCGGACGCCGCAAAGGCTGCCGCCGACGCCCGTAAGGAGAGCGGCCACAACGACACCGCCGGCTCCCAGGTCCACGACAGGCAGGTGGAGGGCAGCGGGCGGAACGAGAGCGCCGGCGACGTGGCCAAGAACAACGGCTCGAGGGTGGCGGACGGGAAGCCGGCGCAGGCGCAGGGCAAGGAGGCGGTGAAGCAGGCGACGGGGCGGGTGCACGGCGACGTGGTGCTCAAGATCCTGATGCAGAAGCTGAGGTCCCTGGAGCTGGGGCTGTCGACGCTGGAGGAGTACACCAAGGTGCTGAACCAGAGGTACGGCGGCAAGCTGCCGGACCTTCACAACGGGCTGGCGCAGACAGGCAAGGCGCTGGAGAAGATGAAGGCGGACGTGGAGGACCTGGTGGAGTGGAAGGACAAGGGG GCGAGGGATGTGGGAGAGCTGAGGGACTGGAAATCAAGCGTCTCGCGGAAACTAGACCATCTGGTCAGGGAGAACGCGGCGATGAG GTGGGATGTGGAGGAGATGAGGAGCATCCAGGAGACGCTTCAGAACAAGGAACTGGCGGTGCTTTCCATCAGCCTCTTCTTGGCGTGCGTCGCGCTCTTCAAGCTGGCGTGCGACCGCTTGCTGCTGCTCTTCGCCAGCAAGGAGGACGACGGGGCAGGGACGGGGTGGATGCTCGTGTTGGCGGCCAGCAGCCTCACCACCCTCATCGTGCTGCTCTACAGCTGA